One stretch of Streptomyces hygroscopicus DNA includes these proteins:
- a CDS encoding aspartate aminotransferase, with product MITMSPTATLRQRAARLRSEGVQVFDFSAGELDLPTPAHIVTAAIDAARKPENHHYGPTGGEARLRQAIADRLTPRATTPLDDSNVLVTHGAKQALFNTFMALIEPGDEVLIPAPYWVTFPSSVRLAGGSPVIVQPSAGELKITPDNLEAARTPSTRAMVLCSPNNPTGLVYDASELRALLTWAAKHGVWIVSDETYIDLGFRPVPAPGQVEPGVSDRLITVGSVSKSYAMTGWRVGWMSGPKQVIDAAAAVQSHTTSNVSRIAQAAALAALTGPDVTAGFRAILGDRLKACQAVLEPLGLFRTPPDGAFYVFPDIRGFAPDDVTVADRLLDSGVITVPGASFGAPGHLRLSFAIAEEHLRSGLSTMAELLDGWAA from the coding sequence GTGATCACCATGTCGCCGACCGCCACGTTGCGCCAACGCGCCGCGAGACTGCGCAGTGAAGGCGTCCAGGTCTTCGACTTCTCGGCAGGCGAACTCGACCTGCCGACCCCCGCCCACATCGTCACCGCGGCCATCGACGCCGCGCGCAAGCCGGAGAACCATCACTACGGGCCGACCGGCGGCGAGGCCCGCCTGCGTCAGGCGATCGCCGACCGGCTCACCCCAAGGGCCACGACCCCCCTCGACGACTCGAACGTGCTGGTCACCCACGGTGCGAAACAGGCGTTGTTCAACACGTTCATGGCGCTGATCGAGCCCGGGGACGAGGTCCTGATACCAGCGCCGTACTGGGTGACCTTCCCGTCCTCGGTCCGGCTGGCGGGTGGCAGTCCGGTGATCGTCCAGCCGTCCGCCGGCGAGCTGAAGATCACCCCGGACAACCTGGAGGCGGCTCGGACCCCGTCCACCCGGGCGATGGTGCTGTGCTCGCCGAACAACCCGACGGGACTGGTCTACGACGCGTCGGAGCTGCGCGCACTCCTGACGTGGGCGGCGAAGCACGGCGTCTGGATCGTCTCGGACGAGACCTACATCGACCTCGGCTTCCGGCCCGTCCCCGCACCGGGCCAGGTCGAGCCCGGAGTGAGCGACCGACTCATCACTGTCGGGAGTGTGTCCAAGTCCTACGCCATGACGGGCTGGCGGGTGGGCTGGATGTCGGGCCCGAAGCAGGTCATCGACGCGGCTGCCGCCGTCCAGTCCCACACCACCTCGAACGTCAGCCGCATCGCGCAGGCGGCCGCTCTGGCCGCCCTGACCGGCCCCGATGTGACGGCCGGATTCCGGGCGATCCTCGGCGACCGGCTGAAGGCGTGCCAGGCCGTGCTGGAACCTCTCGGGCTGTTTCGGACGCCTCCCGACGGCGCGTTCTACGTCTTCCCCGACATCCGCGGGTTCGCCCCCGACGACGTCACCGTGGCGGACCGCCTCCTGGACTCCGGCGTCATCACGGTGCCCGGTGCCTCTTTCGGTGCTCCCGGGCATCTGCGGCTGAGTTTCGCCATCGCGGAGGAACACCTGCGCAGTGGACTGTCGACCATGGCCGAGCTCCTCGACGGCTGGGCCGCTTGA
- a CDS encoding NADPH-dependent FMN reductase: MAAILSVSGSPSAVSRTAHLLRHVTSRLTRHGHEVATLNVRMLPADALLGADFHHPAIVEAAARFEHADGVVIGTPVYKAAYSGLLKALLDLLPQYALAGKTVLPLATGGTTAHVLAIDYALRPVLNSMGAAHIVQGRFTLDKDIAVGDERADIDPAAADALDRVTDAFSTALPGPANILASTA, encoded by the coding sequence ATGGCTGCCATTCTGTCCGTCTCGGGAAGCCCGTCCGCCGTCTCACGCACGGCTCATCTGCTTCGCCACGTGACGAGTCGACTCACGCGCCACGGCCACGAGGTGGCCACCTTGAACGTCCGGATGCTGCCGGCCGACGCCCTTCTCGGCGCCGACTTCCACCACCCGGCGATCGTCGAGGCGGCGGCCCGGTTCGAGCACGCGGACGGGGTCGTGATCGGCACTCCCGTCTACAAGGCTGCCTACAGCGGTCTACTGAAGGCCCTGCTCGACCTCCTCCCGCAGTACGCACTCGCCGGCAAGACCGTGTTGCCCCTTGCCACGGGCGGCACCACCGCCCACGTCCTGGCCATCGACTATGCGTTGCGCCCCGTCCTGAACTCCATGGGGGCCGCGCACATCGTGCAAGGGCGGTTCACACTGGACAAGGACATCGCCGTCGGTGACGAGCGCGCCGATATCGATCCGGCGGCGGCCGATGCGCTGGACCGGGTCACCGACGCTTTCTCAACCGCGCTGCCCGGCCCCGCGAACATCCTGGCATCTACGGCATGA
- a CDS encoding nitrilotriacetate monooxygenase, protein MNSSRNHTNHMHLAAFVTAGPGRPGGWRHPGADRNWLSASHYQHIGRVLEEGKFDLMFFADILSVPDRLGDSMDSQLRYGSLGSLRLDPTPILASIAAVTDHIGLAATVSTSYLEPFPVARSFATTDHISDGRAAWNVVTSFQDSEARNFGNDRHIDRDKRYERADEFLEVACKLWDSWEDDALVLDPDTPLFAEPERVHHIDHEGEWFSVRGPLNVARPPQGYPVIIQAGASPKGRDFAARWSDVIFCSHASLESAREFYQDIKGRVERHGRRPEDVKILPMATPVIGPTTEAAQRSADELADLVTPLAGLSTLSYHLDVDLSGLPLDEPLPDVDVPGVQGHYKEVVEMTRREGLTLRELGKRYGGRIEGTFVGTAAEVADGMERWFTEGACDGFTLGAVHTPGAFEDFVRQVVPELQRRDVFRTEYEGRTLRDNLGLERPAAGAWRSRRHGV, encoded by the coding sequence ATGAACAGCTCCCGGAACCACACGAACCACATGCATCTGGCCGCCTTCGTGACCGCGGGTCCCGGTCGGCCCGGCGGCTGGCGCCACCCGGGTGCCGACCGGAACTGGCTGTCCGCGTCCCATTACCAACACATCGGCAGGGTGCTCGAAGAGGGCAAGTTCGACCTGATGTTCTTCGCGGACATCCTGTCCGTACCGGACCGCCTCGGCGACAGCATGGACAGCCAGCTCCGGTACGGATCGCTCGGGTCCCTGCGCCTCGACCCCACCCCCATCCTGGCGTCGATCGCGGCCGTCACCGACCACATCGGCCTGGCCGCCACCGTCTCCACCAGTTATCTGGAACCATTCCCGGTGGCACGTTCGTTCGCCACCACCGATCACATCAGCGACGGCCGGGCTGCTTGGAACGTGGTCACTTCCTTCCAGGACTCCGAAGCACGCAACTTCGGCAACGATCGTCACATCGACCGGGACAAGCGCTACGAGCGGGCCGATGAGTTCCTCGAAGTGGCCTGCAAGCTCTGGGACAGCTGGGAGGACGACGCTCTCGTCCTCGACCCGGACACCCCGCTGTTCGCCGAACCCGAGCGCGTGCACCACATCGACCATGAGGGGGAGTGGTTCAGCGTCCGAGGCCCGCTCAACGTGGCGCGTCCGCCGCAGGGCTACCCGGTGATCATCCAGGCAGGCGCCTCGCCCAAGGGACGTGACTTCGCGGCCCGTTGGTCGGACGTCATCTTCTGCAGTCACGCCTCGCTCGAGTCGGCCCGTGAGTTCTACCAGGACATCAAGGGCCGAGTCGAGCGCCATGGCCGTCGCCCCGAGGACGTCAAGATCCTGCCGATGGCGACCCCCGTCATCGGCCCCACCACCGAGGCGGCACAGCGGTCCGCGGACGAACTGGCCGACCTGGTAACGCCGCTGGCGGGACTGTCGACTCTGTCCTACCACCTGGACGTCGACCTCTCGGGTCTCCCGCTCGACGAGCCGCTGCCCGATGTGGATGTTCCCGGTGTCCAGGGCCACTACAAGGAGGTCGTGGAGATGACTAGGCGCGAGGGCCTGACGCTGCGGGAACTGGGCAAGCGCTATGGCGGCCGCATCGAGGGCACTTTCGTCGGCACCGCCGCCGAGGTCGCCGACGGCATGGAGCGATGGTTCACCGAAGGCGCCTGCGACGGTTTCACCCTGGGTGCCGTCCACACGCCGGGCGCTTTCGAGGACTTCGTTCGTCAGGTGGTGCCGGAACTCCAGCGGCGGGACGTGTTCCGGACCGAGTACGAAGGCAGGACGCTGCGCGACAACCTGGGCCTGGAGCGCCCCGCGGCCGGAGCGTGGCGCAGCCGCCGTCACGGCGTATGA
- a CDS encoding putative ABC transporter ATP-binding protein, whose translation MTTTSPSAGRRLHKAAADPARVVVDIRGVHKNYGLVEVLKGVDLQVRVGEVTVVLGPSGSGKSTLLRCINHLEKVKRGTVTIDGELIGYRRAGARLHELREREVLRQRTHIGFVFQNFNLFPHLTVLDNLVEAPVSALGVPRARAQERAERLLERVGLRDKATAYPGHLSGGQQQRIAIARALALEPKVLLFDEPTSALDPELVGEVLDVIKDLARAGTTMIVVTHEIGFAREVADTVVFMDDGRIVEQGTPSDVLDSPRHERTRAFLSKVL comes from the coding sequence GTGACCACGACATCGCCTTCCGCCGGCCGCCGTCTCCACAAGGCCGCGGCCGATCCCGCCCGGGTGGTCGTCGACATACGCGGCGTCCATAAGAACTACGGCCTGGTCGAGGTGCTCAAGGGCGTCGATCTCCAGGTCCGCGTCGGCGAGGTGACCGTTGTGCTGGGCCCATCCGGATCCGGCAAGTCCACCCTGCTGCGCTGCATCAACCACCTGGAGAAGGTCAAGCGCGGCACCGTCACCATCGACGGCGAGCTGATCGGCTACCGGCGGGCCGGCGCCAGGCTGCACGAGCTGCGCGAGCGCGAGGTGCTGCGTCAGCGCACCCACATCGGCTTCGTCTTTCAGAACTTCAATCTCTTCCCGCATCTCACGGTGCTGGACAACCTGGTCGAGGCACCCGTCTCCGCCCTGGGGGTGCCGCGTGCCCGGGCCCAGGAACGCGCCGAGCGGCTGCTGGAGCGCGTCGGCCTGCGCGACAAGGCGACCGCCTACCCCGGGCATCTGTCCGGCGGCCAGCAGCAGCGCATCGCCATCGCTCGCGCGCTCGCCCTGGAACCCAAGGTGCTGCTCTTCGACGAGCCCACCTCCGCCCTCGACCCGGAACTGGTCGGCGAGGTGCTGGACGTGATCAAGGATCTGGCACGTGCCGGCACCACCATGATCGTCGTCACCCATGAGATCGGCTTCGCCCGTGAGGTCGCCGACACCGTGGTCTTCATGGACGACGGCCGGATCGTCGAGCAGGGGACACCGTCCGACGTGCTCGACTCCCCCCGGCACGAGCGCACCCGCGCCTTCCTCTCGAAGGTCCTCTGA
- a CDS encoding histidine kinase, whose product MKGLSRRNRPVRRLVASPLRTESDPGAGSGLRSLLNLGTAAGQVFVAQVVIVVLLVAAGALALVLFARQYSMREARQQSVTAAEAFANSPGVVAALDSRNPTAVLQPRAEAARQRADVDFLVVMNTHGIRYTHPFPGAIGKKFGGIIGPSLAGRVTVERTRGGPRLPGGSGPAIEAIVPVFRDNGSVAGLVAAGVKIQNVTRLAEQQLPIVFGAGAGALAASTAGTMLVSRRLRRQTHGLGPTEMTRMYEHHDAVLHAVREGVLIIGADGRLLLVNDEARRLFDLPTDAERRYVDDIGLDSKTVRLLASGDPVSDGVHLAGDRLLAVNKRPTAPFGGQAGSVVTLRDTTELAAVSGRAEQAGERLRLLYDSGMKIGTTLDVVRTAQELTEVAVPRFADVVAVDLLDAVVQGEEPAREPWGQMRRTAISGHLDRSPLYPEGELITFGPGTPQARALETRRALVEADLLGTTGWREQDPDRARRMLECGLHSLIAVPLQARGVVVGMVDFWRAADSPAFVEDDLSFAEELATRAAVCVDNARRYTREHAMAVTLQRSLLPRGLPQQNALEVAWRYLPAQAGVGGDWFDIIPLPGARIALVVGDVVGHGLHAAATMGRLRTAIHNLSALDLSADELLGYLDELVAHMDADESEEEAEQEVTGATCLYAIYDAVSGACTIARAGHLGPALIHPNGAVSFPDTPVSPPLGLGGGLPVETATLHLPEGSRLALFTDGLIKDRHRDPDTGLELLRDVLAQTHRTPEQTCQAAIDALLPERPTDDVALLVARTRILDPAQVREWDVPSDPAAVSRIRSEVTRQMETWGLEQLGFTTELITSELVTNAIRYGTQPIRLRLLHDRTLICEVADGSSTSPHLRRAATTDEGGRGLFLVAQFAQRWGTRYTARGKIIWTEQSLHDDGAAPTTALTDALLDQWEE is encoded by the coding sequence GTGAAGGGGCTTTCCCGTCGAAACCGGCCGGTCCGCCGTCTCGTCGCCAGCCCACTGCGCACAGAATCGGACCCAGGTGCCGGTTCGGGACTCCGCTCCCTGCTGAACCTGGGCACCGCTGCGGGGCAGGTGTTCGTTGCGCAGGTCGTCATCGTGGTGCTGCTGGTCGCGGCTGGCGCACTGGCCCTCGTGCTGTTCGCGCGGCAGTACAGCATGCGCGAGGCCCGGCAGCAGTCGGTGACCGCCGCTGAGGCGTTTGCGAACTCGCCAGGTGTAGTGGCGGCGCTGGACAGCCGGAATCCGACGGCGGTGCTACAGCCGCGCGCGGAGGCGGCCCGGCAGCGGGCGGATGTTGACTTCCTCGTCGTCATGAACACGCACGGGATCCGTTATACGCATCCCTTCCCGGGGGCGATCGGGAAGAAGTTCGGGGGCATCATCGGGCCCTCGCTGGCGGGTCGCGTCACCGTTGAGCGAACGCGCGGGGGGCCGCGGCTGCCCGGGGGCAGCGGCCCGGCTATCGAGGCCATTGTCCCGGTATTCCGCGACAATGGCTCGGTCGCCGGCCTGGTCGCCGCGGGGGTCAAGATCCAGAACGTGACCAGATTGGCCGAGCAGCAGCTGCCGATCGTCTTCGGCGCCGGCGCGGGCGCGCTCGCAGCGTCGACGGCCGGCACGATGCTGGTCTCCCGGCGGCTGCGGCGGCAGACGCATGGGCTGGGGCCGACGGAAATGACACGGATGTACGAGCACCATGATGCGGTGCTGCACGCGGTCCGGGAGGGCGTGCTCATCATCGGAGCCGACGGGCGGCTGCTGCTGGTCAACGACGAAGCACGGCGACTGTTCGATCTGCCGACCGACGCGGAGCGCCGGTATGTGGACGACATAGGTCTGGACAGCAAGACGGTGCGGCTGCTGGCGTCGGGAGACCCGGTCTCGGATGGGGTGCATCTGGCGGGGGACAGGCTTCTCGCGGTGAACAAGCGACCGACCGCCCCCTTCGGCGGACAAGCGGGCAGTGTGGTGACGTTGCGGGACACCACGGAGCTTGCGGCGGTGTCGGGACGGGCGGAACAAGCGGGGGAGCGGCTGAGGCTGCTGTATGACTCCGGGATGAAGATCGGGACCACACTGGACGTCGTCCGCACCGCACAGGAACTGACAGAGGTGGCGGTGCCACGGTTTGCCGACGTCGTTGCCGTGGATCTTCTGGATGCGGTGGTACAGGGGGAAGAACCGGCCCGGGAGCCGTGGGGGCAGATGCGGCGCACGGCGATCAGCGGCCACCTCGACAGGTCGCCCCTGTATCCGGAGGGTGAGTTGATCACGTTCGGGCCGGGAACACCACAGGCCCGGGCGCTGGAGACGCGGCGGGCGCTGGTTGAGGCGGACCTGCTAGGGACCACAGGTTGGCGGGAGCAGGATCCCGACCGGGCCCGAAGGATGCTGGAGTGCGGATTGCATTCCCTTATCGCCGTGCCGTTGCAGGCCAGGGGAGTGGTTGTGGGCATGGTGGACTTCTGGCGGGCGGCTGATTCACCGGCGTTCGTGGAGGACGATCTTTCGTTCGCGGAGGAGCTGGCGACGAGGGCTGCTGTCTGCGTCGACAATGCGCGGCGGTACACGCGGGAGCATGCGATGGCCGTGACGCTGCAGCGCAGTTTGCTGCCGCGAGGGCTGCCGCAGCAGAACGCCCTGGAGGTGGCGTGGCGCTACCTGCCCGCGCAGGCTGGGGTCGGCGGGGATTGGTTCGACATCATCCCGCTCCCGGGGGCGCGCATCGCACTGGTGGTGGGCGATGTGGTCGGTCACGGTCTGCATGCGGCGGCGACCATGGGACGGCTGCGCACCGCGATACATAACTTGTCTGCCCTGGACCTGTCGGCTGACGAACTGCTGGGCTACCTGGATGAGCTGGTGGCCCACATGGACGCCGACGAAAGCGAAGAAGAGGCCGAGCAGGAGGTCACTGGGGCCACCTGTCTGTACGCGATCTACGACGCGGTCTCCGGAGCGTGCACCATCGCCCGCGCCGGCCACCTGGGTCCTGCCCTGATCCATCCCAACGGCGCCGTCTCGTTCCCCGACACCCCTGTCTCACCGCCCCTCGGCCTCGGTGGCGGTCTCCCGGTCGAAACCGCCACACTGCACCTGCCAGAGGGCAGCCGACTAGCACTGTTCACCGACGGATTGATCAAGGACCGCCATCGCGACCCCGACACGGGCCTGGAGCTTCTGCGAGACGTCCTTGCCCAAACCCACCGAACCCCAGAACAGACCTGTCAGGCGGCAATTGACGCCCTGTTGCCCGAGCGCCCCACCGACGACGTCGCCCTGCTCGTCGCCCGCACCCGCATCCTGGACCCCGCCCAAGTCCGCGAATGGGACGTTCCCTCCGACCCCGCAGCGGTCTCCCGTATCCGTTCCGAGGTCACCCGCCAGATGGAAACCTGGGGCCTGGAACAACTGGGCTTCACCACTGAGCTGATCACCAGCGAACTGGTCACCAACGCCATCCGATACGGCACACAACCCATCCGGTTGCGCCTGCTGCACGACCGCACCCTCATCTGCGAGGTCGCCGACGGCTCCAGCACCTCGCCGCACTTGCGCCGGGCGGCCACAACCGACGAGGGCGGGCGAGGTCTGTTCCTGGTTGCCCAGTTCGCCCAGCGCTGGGGGACCCGCTACACGGCCCGCGGCAAAATCATTTGGACTGAACAGTCCCTCCACGACGACGGCGCAGCCCCCACCACCGCGCTGACCGACGCCCTCCTGGACCAATGGGAAGAGTAA
- a CDS encoding ABC transporter substrate-binding protein, with protein sequence MPRLRRITSSSATPATPADGLSRRGLLALGGLAALAPALAACGADKTGAPEIKPLADGVPQKLRFAVIGSGKTGIPATLRYKMNGVNLGKALGGTTVSWPSGFTASLPVMEAFKAGSVDFSFATATAVAYAVGGDVPIVPLAAYPLPGTEVEILVPRGSAIRGAADLKGKRIADQKGTTGTYSLIKYLETAGLRLDDIDYVNLPAADAESAFANGKVDAWISWQPAIGLAKARHKARSLPGVKTYDYSFYVASESFVKDYPEAVAKTVRAVRDAQRGINRSPDKSVEFFDRIGGFGSTDVERDVYLDLTRKKLLSDSNADALAAVDGKAIESTQDLADNFHALGVYPSKIDVAGFLRDTRFDSIRKTVAAELAK encoded by the coding sequence ATGCCCAGACTCCGCCGTATCACCTCCAGCTCTGCCACCCCCGCGACTCCTGCCGACGGGCTCTCACGCCGTGGACTCCTCGCCCTTGGCGGCCTCGCCGCCCTCGCCCCCGCCCTCGCGGCCTGCGGTGCGGACAAGACAGGCGCACCGGAGATCAAGCCGCTCGCGGACGGAGTGCCCCAAAAGCTCCGCTTCGCGGTCATCGGAAGCGGCAAGACCGGCATACCCGCGACCCTCCGCTACAAGATGAACGGCGTGAACCTCGGTAAGGCTCTCGGCGGCACGACCGTCTCCTGGCCGTCGGGGTTCACCGCCTCCCTGCCCGTCATGGAGGCATTCAAGGCCGGAAGCGTCGACTTCTCCTTCGCCACCGCCACCGCCGTCGCCTACGCGGTCGGCGGCGACGTCCCCATCGTGCCGCTCGCCGCCTACCCGCTGCCCGGCACCGAGGTCGAGATCCTCGTGCCGCGCGGCTCGGCCATCCGCGGCGCCGCGGACCTCAAGGGCAAGCGGATCGCCGACCAGAAGGGCACGACCGGCACCTACAGCCTCATCAAGTACCTGGAGACCGCCGGATTGCGGCTGGACGATATCGACTACGTCAACCTGCCCGCCGCCGACGCGGAGTCCGCGTTCGCCAACGGCAAGGTCGACGCCTGGATCAGCTGGCAGCCCGCGATCGGCCTGGCCAAGGCCCGGCACAAGGCGCGCAGCCTGCCCGGCGTCAAGACGTACGACTACAGCTTCTACGTGGCCAGCGAGTCTTTTGTGAAGGACTATCCCGAAGCGGTGGCGAAGACCGTGCGCGCCGTCCGTGACGCGCAGCGCGGCATCAACCGGTCGCCCGACAAGAGCGTCGAGTTCTTCGACCGCATCGGCGGCTTCGGCTCGACGGATGTGGAGCGCGACGTCTACCTGGACCTGACCCGCAAGAAGCTTCTGTCCGACTCGAACGCCGATGCCCTCGCGGCGGTCGACGGCAAGGCGATCGAGAGCACCCAGGATCTCGCCGACAACTTCCACGCCCTGGGCGTCTACCCGTCCAAGATCGATGTGGCCGGGTTCCTGCGGGACACCCGCTTCGATTCCATCAGGAAGACGGTCGCCGCCGAACTGGCGAAGTGA
- a CDS encoding oxidoreductase has protein sequence MTTAGQTTSISGRSTDTLGRFLVTARGNHFVSDARTGPGEAVQAGELLLASLASCSLSNIQLHAQERASGLTGGQAHVSYERDPEDPTRYACIRLELRLSGVTQEEAEALTGLFTDSCPIYNTLRRGGNVLIDVRTEVSAPASSVPTGRALSV, from the coding sequence ATGACGACCGCAGGCCAGACCACAAGCATCAGCGGCCGAAGCACGGACACCCTGGGCCGGTTCCTGGTGACCGCACGCGGCAACCACTTCGTCTCCGACGCGCGCACCGGGCCGGGGGAGGCGGTCCAGGCGGGGGAGCTGTTGCTGGCATCGCTCGCGTCCTGCTCCCTGAGCAACATCCAACTCCACGCGCAGGAACGGGCATCGGGCCTGACCGGCGGGCAGGCTCACGTCAGCTACGAACGCGATCCCGAGGACCCCACCCGGTATGCCTGCATCCGCCTCGAACTGCGGCTGAGCGGAGTCACCCAGGAGGAGGCCGAGGCCTTGACCGGGCTCTTCACCGATAGCTGTCCCATCTACAACACGCTGCGGCGGGGCGGGAACGTGCTGATCGACGTCCGCACCGAAGTCTCCGCCCCCGCCTCCTCCGTTCCCACGGGACGAGCACTGTCGGTGTGA
- a CDS encoding amino acid ABC transporter permease, translated as MTAATDGKAALAPPGSGAGQSRPPKIVPVRHPGRWVAVAIALVLVAQLVHALVTNPGLEWATFRQYFFDHSVLHGVWLTIELTFYAALAGFVGGMVLAFMRLSPNPLLRVTAYGYVWVVRSVPLLVQVLFWFNISYLYSRLSIGVPFGPEFFSFSTTNLVSSVSAAVIALSVNEAAFASEIVRAGVLSVSHGQLEAAAALGIPRRRQLMRIVLPQAMRTIAPNAANQMISLFKNTSIVSVMAIMELFYTVQVIYGRTSRIVPMLLVATAWYVLLTTLLSIFQYYVERRFAKGTTRALPPTPVERARLAIRNLRAAAADEGTPR; from the coding sequence ATGACCGCTGCCACTGACGGCAAAGCCGCGCTCGCACCACCAGGCAGCGGTGCCGGGCAGTCCAGACCCCCCAAGATCGTCCCCGTCCGGCACCCCGGCCGATGGGTGGCCGTGGCCATCGCCCTCGTCCTGGTGGCGCAGTTGGTGCATGCCCTGGTCACCAATCCCGGCCTGGAGTGGGCGACCTTCCGGCAGTACTTCTTCGACCACAGCGTTCTGCACGGCGTATGGCTGACCATCGAGCTCACCTTCTACGCCGCGTTGGCGGGCTTCGTGGGCGGCATGGTGCTGGCCTTCATGCGGCTCTCCCCCAACCCCCTGCTGCGGGTGACCGCCTACGGCTACGTCTGGGTCGTGCGCTCCGTGCCGCTGCTGGTGCAGGTGCTCTTCTGGTTCAACATCTCCTATCTGTACTCGCGTCTGAGCATCGGGGTGCCCTTCGGGCCGGAGTTCTTCTCCTTCAGCACCACCAATCTGGTCAGCTCGGTGAGTGCGGCCGTCATCGCGCTCTCGGTCAACGAGGCCGCCTTCGCCTCGGAGATCGTCCGTGCGGGGGTGCTGTCCGTCAGCCACGGTCAACTGGAGGCCGCCGCCGCGCTGGGGATCCCCAGGCGCCGTCAGCTCATGCGCATCGTGCTGCCGCAAGCCATGCGGACCATCGCGCCCAACGCGGCCAACCAGATGATCTCGCTGTTCAAGAACACCTCGATCGTCTCCGTGATGGCGATCATGGAGCTCTTCTACACCGTCCAGGTCATCTATGGGCGCACTTCCCGCATCGTGCCCATGCTGCTCGTCGCGACCGCCTGGTACGTCCTGCTGACCACCCTCCTCTCGATCTTCCAGTACTACGTCGAGCGGCGCTTCGCCAAGGGCACGACGCGAGCGCTGCCGCCGACCCCTGTCGAGCGGGCGCGCCTCGCCATCCGCAACCTCCGCGCGGCTGCCGCGGATGAAGGGACCCCGCGGTGA
- a CDS encoding aliphatic sulfonates transport ATP-binding subunit codes for MAPQLPPPVPVTRPQASAGARLSLDSLGRQYGDRWVLRNLDLEIEPGSFVSFLGPSGVGKSTLLRIIAGLEQPSTGSVTLHGSGPEPVTARMMFQEDRLLPWRSVENNVQLGVNGRRHEARSLLRAVGLDGRGSAWPAELSGGQKQRVALARALLRHPELLLLDEPFGALDAITRIKMQQLVERLWLDQPRTVLLVTHDVEEALVLSDRVLVLVAGSIGRDLRVDLPRGDRRGHPRLVAWKEEILQDLLEPASAGTEAA; via the coding sequence ATGGCACCCCAACTACCGCCGCCCGTCCCCGTGACGCGTCCTCAAGCTTCGGCGGGCGCCAGGCTTTCGCTTGACTCACTGGGTCGGCAGTACGGCGATCGGTGGGTTCTGCGGAACCTCGACCTGGAGATCGAGCCCGGCTCCTTCGTCTCCTTCCTCGGCCCCAGTGGCGTCGGCAAGAGCACACTGCTGCGGATCATCGCGGGCCTCGAGCAGCCGAGCACAGGCAGTGTCACCCTCCACGGAAGCGGGCCGGAGCCCGTCACAGCCCGCATGATGTTCCAGGAGGACCGCCTGCTGCCCTGGCGCAGCGTCGAGAACAACGTCCAGCTTGGCGTCAACGGCCGTAGGCATGAGGCGCGTTCGCTGCTGCGAGCCGTGGGCCTGGACGGCCGAGGAAGCGCCTGGCCGGCCGAACTGTCCGGAGGGCAGAAGCAGCGAGTCGCCCTCGCCCGTGCCTTGCTGCGCCACCCAGAGCTCCTGCTTCTGGACGAGCCGTTCGGCGCCCTGGACGCCATCACCCGGATCAAAATGCAGCAACTCGTGGAGCGGCTGTGGCTGGATCAGCCGCGCACCGTCCTGCTCGTCACCCATGACGTGGAGGAAGCGCTCGTGCTCTCCGACCGCGTACTGGTCCTGGTGGCCGGCTCGATCGGACGAGACCTGAGGGTCGACCTTCCCCGCGGGGATCGGCGCGGGCACCCGCGCCTCGTGGCCTGGAAGGAGGAGATCCTCCAGGACCTGCTCGAACCCGCCTCCGCCGGCACCGAAGCCGCCTGA